A single region of the Brassica rapa cultivar Chiifu-401-42 chromosome A03, CAAS_Brap_v3.01, whole genome shotgun sequence genome encodes:
- the LOC103856852 gene encoding S-protein homolog 4-like — protein MQKKQRSFTQLSILKEMANIQRTQVLVVMIISLLIQISLLQAETIASDVHPNISTLKSMVRITNRLGDGSTLNLHCKSSDDNLGLQILAPNKSWSFTFRPNIWGTTVFYCHFTWPRGHSTHFYIYDDFRDGVHRGIPCIYCFWDISKDGPCRFNEATDAFDICYYWNGDPKQ, from the coding sequence ATGCAAAAGAAACAAAGATCATTCACACAACTTTCAATTCTTAAAGAAATGGCAAATATCCAAAGAACACAAGTTCTTGTGGTAATGATAATATCTCTACTCATCCAAATATCTCTCTTACAAGCTGAAACCATTGCTTCAGATGTTCATCCAAATATCTCTACTCTCAAATCAATGGTGAGGATAACAAATCGCCTCGGTGATGGTTCCACATTAAACCTCCACTGTAAGTCCTCAGACGACAATCTCGGTCTCCAAATTCTAGCTCCGAATAAGTCTTGGTCATTTACGTTTAGACCAAATATTTGGGGGACGACAGTATTTTACTGTCATTTCACATGGCCTCGAGGACACTcaacacacttttatatatacgaTGATTTCAGAGATGGTGTTCATAGGGGTATTCCTTGTATCTACTGTTTCTGGGATATAAGCAAAGATGGGCCATGCAGGTTCAACGAAGCAACGGATGCTTTTGATATATGTTATTATTGGAACGGGGATCCAAAACAATAG
- the LOC103855953 gene encoding protein BIG GRAIN 1-like D: MHRSKPQSRNPSFSSTLLDEIYNSIDPKTKKTQPFVGSVKKQSISVTRSVPDRKLHQDRFFGSVSSSSDSNSSIFSSSDTELSHGTKKITSSRPLCFGPSKTKQSKTEDKALFHQNRATRVFHDCDYASGNQKKLKTPSSPGVRIVNFINALFSKQSTAVNSYPRKTSYEDSAFSRKRTEYYYPSTACSSASSFSRSCLNKRSEKSSGRTKPSVRFSPVNVIVEEEDYLSSGYVRKSVKKNVEDGGRRSVEEIAREFLRDYHKNHENSLVKNNNDLEDYEDEDDDVGSDSSSDLFELDLVGTRHHNLYEDELPVYETTFAGLIL; the protein is encoded by the coding sequence ATGCATAGATCCAAACCTCAATCCAGAAACCCGTCATTCTCCTCCACTCTCCTCGATGAAATCTACAATTCCATCGATCCCAAAACCAAAAAGACTCAACCTTTTGTCGGCTCTGTTAAGAAACAGAGCATCAGCGTAACCAGATCAGTTCCTGACCGGAAACTCCACCAAGATCGGTTCTTTGGCTCTGTCTCCTCTTCCTCTGATTCCAACTCCAGTATCTTCTCATCTTCCGACACCGAACTAAGTCACGGTACTAAGAAGATAACTTCTTCAAGGCCGTTGTGTTTCGGCCCATCTAAGACAAAACAGAGTAAAACAGAGGATAAAGCTCTGTTTCACCAAAACAGAGCAACCCGAGTGTTTCACGACTGCGATTACGCCTCGGGTAATCAAAAGAAGCTCAAAACTCCATCTTCACCTGGAGTACGAATCGTTAACTTCATCAATGCCTTGTTCAGCAAACAATCAACGGCGGTTAATAGTTATCCGAGGAAGACGAGCTACGAAGACTCTGCATTCTCTAGAAAACGAACTGAATATTACTATCCATCCACGGcgtgttcttcagcttcttcctTCTCCAGGTCTTGTCTGAACAAACGCTCCGAGAAATCATCTGGCCGTACCAAGCCAAGCGTTAGATTTTCTCCGGTCAATGTGATCGTCGAAGAAGAAGACTATCTCAGCAGCGGCTATGTTAGAAAGTCGGTGAAGAAGAATGTGGAAGATGGAGGGAGGAGATCAGTGGAGGAGATTGCTAGAGAGTTTTTGAGAGATTACCACAAGAATCATGAAAACAGTTTGGTCAAGAATAATAATGATCTCGAGGATTAtgaagatgaggatgatgatgttGGAAGTGATTCGAGTTCGGATTTGTTTGAGCTGGATTTAGTTGGAACTCGTCATCATAATCTGTACGAAGATGAACTTCCTGTGTATGAAACCACTTTTGCTGGTTTGATCTTGTGA